A segment of the Polyodon spathula isolate WHYD16114869_AA chromosome 17, ASM1765450v1, whole genome shotgun sequence genome:
tgtttttaaaGAAGGGATAAAAGAAAATCTTCAAATCTCCAAGTGCATTGTATTAATAGATTACAGTGCTGCATATTAGTTACTGTATATGTTCACATATTCACAGTATAACCTTGAGCATGCATGCATGTGGACAGGATTGCTTTCCTTGAATAGCTCCGCCTCCTCCACTGTGCTGCAGTCGGATGTAGCATCATGTCCAAAGGCTGCTATCGACTCGTGGATTTTGAGATGAAATGAGTTTAAGTAAACAAAATTCCAGAGCCTTTTCCTATCCAAGTGTGGAAACAAGGTCCGAGTAAGCCAGCAGCTTCGTCACGGTGCTGTACTGCTCTGTGTTAACGTTAGTGCTGTCCTAGCGCCGTGCCTTTCCTGTGTCTTCTGTGCTGTGTTCTTGTTGAAGCAATGCCACGGGTGTTATACTAATTGTTAAAAGGAACCAGCAGGCTTGTTTTGCATTGCATTAGCTCATTCTGATCCATGGCTGCCTCCTGAATTCTCTGTCCCACTACAGTAGACAACCAGTGATACATGTTCTGCTTAATATTTCCCCTTGAAGTTCAGGAACGTTTTTACAAGCTATAAACTGCTGCAGTTCTGTTGGGACGGGATTGTTTGTTGTCCGGCACAGAGCTTTTGCAAGTAAACCCAGCTTATGCTTTGTCACTTCTTCTGTAACCCTCAGGGCTGCAGGCAGGAGAGCTGACGGTGAGCAGTAGGACAGTTTGGGTGCGTTGTCCTAATGGCGATGTTGCTCGGCGATACGGCATTACCGATAAAAACCCAGCCGGAGATTACTGGAAGAAAGTCCCTGGATGTGTTGCTTGTTTGACAGGTATAGTAGGTGAAGGAGAAGAACTCTCTGAACCCTTTGCCCTTTGATCCCTGAGGCTGCATTGAAACGCCGTTGTCAGGAACTGCACTACACAAAAGGGTCCTTCGTTAGAAAGAGTTCCTTCCTTCGTCACTGTTGCTGCTGACGTTCACGTTGCATTCAGCTTCACGAGGTTGTCAAAGAAAGGGGCTGGAAGAAAAACACATACCAGTGTTCAGCCAGAGCTAATGGGTTTTTAAAAGCACTTGTGggcagtgtttgatttgtttgCAGGTCTCATTCAGCTTTAACTGtatgaaaaagagaaaagaagcGTGATGCCCATAGGGTTAGGGATCCATGTCTTTTTGGATTGACCTGTGTTCTGTGTGGTGTTGGTTGGTATTGCACAGGTCAGTAGTTTACAGTTCAAAGTGTTCTCTAGCAGCGTCCCTGAGGTCTGCTTTGGGTGCCTCAGATCATATGATTTGGGGATCGTGCTTCTTGTCTTTTGCAGTGACTCCTCTGGATGAGCTGTGGGCCATCAGCCAGTCAGGGGGTCTGATTCAGCGCCTCACCAAGACCTTCCGGCATGACAGCACTTCAGCAAAGCCCAGCGGCAGTGCAGTGTCCGTTCAGTCCGAGGACTTGGAGGAGGAATGGGAAGTCATATAGAGATGACAGGAGAAGCACTCTCTGAGGAACTTTGAACAAACGTGTTTATACTGTATAGTTAACACATGACTTTGCCTATTACCTGTATTAATACATGTATAAATTATACTGACCTTTTTATAAATTCCGTTCTACCTTTTAATAGCCGTGTGTGCTGTTTCATGAGGGCAGTCTGTTGATGGTTCACAGTGCATTCATTGTATAGTAATCGCTATCCAGTTGAGTAATTGCACTAGTTATTTTATCGACTCACTAGACACTGTAAAGGTAACCCAGATGTTTCTCAGCGTTGCTCGCCTTTGCTGTGTATTTCCGTACTTTGGCACCGATCTGCTTCCATGTTCATTTTAGATTATTTTCTATTCAGGTCCTGGGAGCTTGCAGGGAATGTACAGAGTGCATCTTAAAAGCACTGTTTCGAAAGCCAGCCCTGTAATCAGTTGAAGGTAACTTGCGTCAGAACTGTATTAGGGTTTGTTTaatgatggtttttgtttttcattttaataaataatgtgcaaACTTTGTGCTGGAATAGATGCTGTGTAAAAGTATTCAATTGAACTAACCGTGGATATAACTAAATAGTGATTCCATTGAGCTGGTTTAAATAGGGCCCTTGTGTACCAATCACATCTTTATTGAGGGCAGAACatgatttgaattatttattttactcagcTGTATTTAGATCTTCTGTCTTAACTCAGTGAGATATACCCCTGGTCCTCTCTCCCTGTTTACACTGTAGACTACAGTGAACCATCCCCCTGGTCCTCTCTCCCTGTTTACACTGTAGACTTCAGTGAACCACCCTCCTGGTCCTCTCTCCCTATTTACACTGTAGTCTTCAGTGAACCACCTCCTGGTCCTCTCTCCCTGTTTACACTGTAGTCTTCAGTGAACCACCCTCCTGGTCCTCTCTCCCTGTTTACACTGTGGTCTTCAGTGAACCATCCCCCTGGTCCTCTCTGCCTGTTTACACTGTGGTCTTCAGTGAACCATCCCCCTGGTCCTCTCTGCCTGTTTACACTGTAGTCTTCAGTGAACCATCCCCCTGGTCCTCTCTCCCTGTTTACACTGTGGTCTTCAGTGAACCATCCTCCTGGTCCTCTCTGCCTGTTTACACTGTGGTCTTCAGTGAACCATCCCCCTGGTCCTCTCTCCCTGTTTACACTGTAGTCTTCAGTGAACCATCCCCCTGGTCCTCTCTCCCTGTTTACACTGTAGTCTTCAGTGAACCATCCCCCTGGTCCTCTCTCCCTGTTTACACTGTAGTCTTCAGTGAACCATCCCCCTGGTCCTCTCTCCCTGTTTACACTGTAGTCTTCAGTGAACCATCCCCCTGGTCCTCTCTGCCTGTTTACACTGTGGTCTTCCAGAGGTTCAGTATATTGGAGCAGTATATTTTGCACTATAGATACGGGGGTTCATCTTTAAACTACcagggttttattattttttttaccacttttGAAGAATCGATCTTTGTAAAAGTTCCAACCTTTCACTGGAGCAAAGATTTCCAAAATCTGACTCTCTTCTGTCTATTTTAGAAAGAGTGAAGTAACAGTTTGCtttatgtattaaaaacataaataataataataatcatattcatCTTATAGTATCACCCAGACTTTGTAAAAATCTaatcttaaaataaaccaaacatgGTCACTACTGGAGTCAGTGTAACTTTGACTCCTCGGAAGCGTGGTCCTTCTAGTATAAAAACAGCTTTAATTGAACCCGGTCTTGAACAGGGATGTATCCAGACTTCGCTGCATGTTCACTAAATGCTGTTTTTAAGGGATCCTTGCAATAAAGTTGTTTTACAGTGTGGCTTTGCTCTTTGTGTAAAAGCTTGGATACTGCTGTCTGCtgtaataaatgtacattaaaaagaaaaagaaactaggCTTCTGTTTTAAATGGATCACTTCTTTCACTGTTTGGGCAGTAATATGTGGTTTAAATGGAAGTAACAAGTCCTAAACAGGTAATGTGAGTTTATCTCTGGTGCGTGTTCCAACCCCCTATAACTGTAAACAGCTCTTACAGGCGTGTCCCATTCACAGTCATTTCACACACtgctgttttggggttttttaacTTGCTTGAATATGCATGATACATTTTCACTCTTTTTTTCCTGTGCTTTTGCAGTGGTGTACAATAGAAGGCTTTTCTAAGGGTTGTAAACAGGATATAGTTTTAGATGATGTGCAGGCTGCAGTATATACATGTCACCTTGTTAACAGTTCATTTAAGAGAGCATAATGTGAAGCTGTTGATGCAGCCCACCATGTATGTTAAATATACCATCTCCCATCAGAGTACAGAGTTAAAACAACAACCCTGTCTTCAATGTaaacacttgtttttattgaAGTGTTTGCAAACACTGCATCACTGCTTTGCTTCCTGACTCTTGTAAAACAGATTCCAAAAGTGCCTTCCCTGCCCTCTCTTCTACAAAccatgaaaacaacaacaaccaaacacaaatatacagtgtatatgaaTCCATAAATCATATTTCCTTAGATTACTTGAATTAAACTCTTTTTTAAAGCCAAGTCtgttatatagtattttttattttttttcccccaaggcTTACTGCAGCCTGAAGTCCAAAGGTTTCAGAAAGTCTGGCACCGGCAGTGCCTCCAGTCCCTCTGGAAAGTGTTCCGGAGAGATGGTCCTGATCAGGCTTTGCATGCAGCTCATAAACAGGGAGGGAGGGGACTGTCCCGACAGCCACTGGAAGGTTTGCTCCCCTACCAAGCTCTGCCACAGCTCCTCGTTGTCCAGAAgctgttttttcattttgaaccTGAGCTCCGGCATGAACAGTGTCAGATAGCTCAGGCAGACGCGCTTGAGGCGTGCGTCGAGCTCGCTGTGGCAGATCTGCTGCAGCAGCGTGTCCAAGGGGGTGTTGCCGCTACAGTCCGTGACAGATGGAGACGCGGCGTGTCCTAGCAACAGAAGCAAACACTCGGGTCTGGCCAGGTCGCATGCGAGATGCACGGGCGTTTTGCCTCCTACGTGGACGCAGCCCCGTCGGTTCATGTAGCCGACCCGGTCGCTTTCGGCAAAGTCCTCCTCCAGGGTTTTTAGAATCATTTTCAGTATGTTGATGCGGTTGTAGCGCACTGCCATGGCGAGGTGAGGCGCCGACGAGCCCGACTggcagtggcagcagcagcagcagcagaagctctTGCTTGGCATGTCCAGGGCGCTTCCCGGGTACTTGGTGAGCAGGTACCGCGCGTACGGCTGGTGGTCGTGGACCAGGGCGTACAGCAGAGCTTCCGAGGGGGAGTAGGCGCATGCCCTCCCGTCCTCTTCCCAGTGAAACGCCTCCATAGTCCGCGTGTCCTCCAGGACCCACACCGGCAGCAAGTCTCGCACAGCCTGGTAGAAAGCGAAGGATGTTTTTTTGCATTGCTTCTCGGTCTTGTAGTCCCTTCTGCCGCAGGTGCTCGGTGCCCTGGCGTTCCAAGGCATAGTCTCGGCAACAGTGAACTTACCTAGATAGGATTCTTTTTTACTGctaaatatacatgtttagtttcgACAATATTGCTTTCCTTTTTATAATTaacccctcaccctcaccctcaccctccaCCTCACCCTCACCCCCACCGTGCACTTTGCAAAAGCGAAAAATCGCGTGTGCTCTATTTCCTGAGATCGCTGCAGTTACTGAAGTAATGTAATTTGAGCAATCGATAATGTGGGTCTTGCTCTATCCACACGGGTTTCTGAAAGCATTGCAGCAGCGTTCAGACAGGCTGTCACTCAGTTCTAACTCAGTAATATAAAGAGCAGAGCACTTGCAATTACGAGAACAATAGTGTCGACATTTCCAGCATCGCCTCGTTTTACTCGCTACAAACAAACCAGCTGCTTTTGTCTCGCAGTCCCCGTGTCACGGTCATGAGGTTTCACTGCCCCGGTTTCTTTCGGACCGCTCTCTCTGGCTTTCGCTCGGCTTTTATTTCCAAACTGGGAAGGGCGTTCGGAC
Coding sequences within it:
- the ankrd9 gene encoding ankyrin repeat domain-containing protein 9 translates to MPWNARAPSTCGRRDYKTEKQCKKTSFAFYQAVRDLLPVWVLEDTRTMEAFHWEEDGRACAYSPSEALLYALVHDHQPYARYLLTKYPGSALDMPSKSFCCCCCCHCQSGSSAPHLAMAVRYNRINILKMILKTLEEDFAESDRVGYMNRRGCVHVGGKTPVHLACDLARPECLLLLLGHAASPSVTDCSGNTPLDTLLQQICHSELDARLKRVCLSYLTLFMPELRFKMKKQLLDNEELWQSLVGEQTFQWLSGQSPPSLFMSCMQSLIRTISPEHFPEGLEALPVPDFLKPLDFRLQ